A portion of the Marinobacter alexandrii genome contains these proteins:
- a CDS encoding alpha/beta fold hydrolase codes for MPIIKESSYSKRPSLYFNAWMETLVPYFTAKSHKVVYERERLELHDGDFVDLDWVRKDSETLIIISHGFEGNSQDHFIEESASHFGKKGVDVLVWHYRSCSKDLNRLPRFYDHGDIRDLHEVITHAAQEGNYSQVILLGFSMGGNFVVNYLGSEIQSDIVKCGIVFSTPMDLSAASKKLKKGLNHLVEKSFIKKLKRKIERKAVVFPELFDLEKLKTMDSLEKLYKEYVLLHHDFSDLDQYYSKWSSSQFLPKIKIPLLIVNAQNDPLLSEYCYPYKQCQKNEYVSLETPRYGGHTGFTKKKDGKLWYLWRIEGFIAGKAKL; via the coding sequence ATGCCAATAATAAAGGAATCAAGTTATTCAAAAAGACCGTCACTCTACTTTAATGCTTGGATGGAAACGCTTGTTCCTTACTTTACTGCAAAAAGTCACAAGGTAGTCTATGAGCGTGAGCGGTTGGAATTACATGATGGTGATTTTGTGGACCTTGATTGGGTGAGAAAAGACTCGGAAACGTTGATAATCATTTCGCATGGATTTGAAGGAAATTCTCAAGATCATTTTATCGAAGAATCAGCCTCCCATTTTGGAAAAAAGGGTGTTGACGTTTTGGTGTGGCACTATCGAAGTTGCAGCAAGGATCTTAACAGACTGCCTCGCTTTTACGATCATGGAGACATTCGGGATTTGCATGAGGTTATTACGCACGCGGCACAAGAAGGAAATTATAGTCAAGTAATTCTACTTGGATTTTCGATGGGCGGCAACTTCGTAGTAAACTATCTGGGTAGTGAAATACAAAGTGATATAGTGAAATGTGGTATAGTGTTTTCCACCCCTATGGATTTATCAGCAGCCTCTAAGAAATTGAAGAAGGGATTGAATCATTTGGTGGAGAAAAGCTTTATTAAGAAATTGAAAAGAAAGATTGAGCGAAAGGCAGTTGTTTTTCCTGAGTTATTTGATTTGGAAAAGCTTAAAACTATGGACTCCTTAGAAAAGCTTTACAAAGAATATGTATTGCTGCATCACGACTTTTCCGACTTAGATCAATACTATTCAAAATGGTCAAGTAGCCAGTTTCTTCCAAAGATCAAAATTCCCTTATTGATTGTGAACGCTCAGAACGACCCGCTGCTATCAGAGTACTGCTATCCATATAAGCAATGTCAAAAAAATGAATATGTGAGCCTTGAGACTCCTAGATATGGGGGACACACAGGGTTTACTAAAAAGAAGGATGGAAAGCTCTGGTATCTCTGGAGGATTGAGGGCTTTATTGCTGGGAAAGCCAAACTATAA
- a CDS encoding UbiA family prenyltransferase, with protein MLYTIRPSATIGACMLTLAAFNPQKSEMSLVIPLMTAAFFGSSFCFLVNDIYDKEKDLLNKKTRPIATGVLSIKVAVGSSIFSMLVLLISAWFLGVYTFVLSFGFLAIAITYSYLNAKTGLFANMLVALIVSGTQWGVAIIKPDEYLWIIAFFLFFFTIPREVLLDWLDLPGDQKSGKKSFPMNYSPAKVKLLVWISLILCTSSIFFILDQNSNALSLTFFVLALITSWASFVPFFRSTNDRGALLSVRWSHMTFAFLILALFCR; from the coding sequence TTGCTTTATACAATTAGGCCTTCGGCTACCATTGGTGCATGCATGCTGACATTAGCTGCTTTTAATCCTCAAAAAAGTGAGATGAGCCTAGTGATTCCGCTCATGACAGCAGCCTTTTTTGGCAGTTCTTTTTGCTTCCTGGTTAATGATATTTACGACAAGGAAAAAGATCTTTTGAACAAAAAAACAAGACCTATAGCTACAGGAGTACTTTCCATAAAAGTTGCCGTTGGAAGCTCGATATTTTCCATGCTGGTTCTCCTGATATCTGCTTGGTTTCTGGGTGTTTACACATTCGTATTGTCATTTGGCTTTCTAGCTATTGCAATTACTTATTCATACTTAAATGCTAAAACAGGGCTTTTTGCAAACATGCTCGTGGCGCTTATCGTCTCCGGTACGCAATGGGGTGTAGCGATTATTAAGCCTGATGAGTACCTCTGGATAATTGCTTTCTTTCTGTTTTTCTTTACCATCCCAAGGGAAGTTTTATTGGATTGGCTGGACCTCCCCGGAGATCAAAAATCTGGTAAGAAATCATTCCCAATGAACTACTCACCAGCGAAAGTCAAGCTGCTAGTATGGATTAGTTTAATACTTTGTACCTCTTCCATTTTTTTCATTCTTGATCAAAATTCAAATGCATTATCACTTACTTTTTTCGTTTTAGCATTGATTACTTCATGGGCTTCATTCGTTCCTTTTTTTAGAAGCACTAATGATCGTGGAGCGTTGCTAAGCGTGAGGTGGTCTCACATGACGTTTGCTTTTCTTATCCTAGCTTTATTCTGCAGATGA
- a CDS encoding PhzF family phenazine biosynthesis protein, with translation MKLPIYQVDAFSNHLFGGNPAAVVLISDQWPTDDVLQKIAIENNLAETAFFQKRENRYQLRWFTPEFEIDLCGHATLASAHIIFTELHDKGDKIYFDTVSGELVVTKKEGLLQLDFPSRMPEEAIMEKSMLKAFSIKPKEIYKSRDYMLVFESEIEIRELVVNSSMLSASDFGKGGIICTAQGDEADFVSRFFLPGASVFEDPVTGSAHCSMIPYWSEKMGKEKMVAYQLSERMGYLECTNRGDRVLIAGNAVTYLKGEIMIE, from the coding sequence ATGAAACTTCCCATTTATCAGGTTGATGCATTTTCGAATCATCTTTTTGGAGGAAACCCCGCTGCTGTGGTTCTTATCTCAGACCAGTGGCCTACAGATGATGTCCTCCAGAAAATAGCCATTGAGAACAACTTGGCAGAAACCGCGTTTTTCCAAAAAAGAGAGAATCGGTATCAACTCAGATGGTTCACACCTGAGTTTGAAATTGACCTGTGTGGTCACGCTACGTTGGCATCCGCTCACATCATTTTTACGGAACTACATGACAAAGGGGACAAGATCTATTTTGATACGGTGAGTGGAGAACTTGTGGTGACAAAGAAAGAAGGACTCCTCCAGTTGGACTTTCCATCTCGAATGCCGGAAGAAGCTATCATGGAAAAATCCATGTTGAAAGCATTCAGCATCAAACCAAAGGAAATTTACAAATCTAGAGATTATATGTTGGTATTTGAGTCTGAAATAGAGATACGTGAGCTGGTTGTAAACTCGAGTATGCTGAGTGCCTCTGACTTTGGAAAAGGAGGGATCATTTGCACGGCACAGGGAGATGAGGCAGATTTCGTTTCACGTTTCTTCTTGCCCGGAGCTTCTGTTTTTGAAGATCCTGTGACAGGATCTGCTCATTGCTCGATGATTCCCTATTGGTCAGAAAAAATGGGTAAAGAAAAAATGGTTGCTTATCAGCTCTCAGAACGCATGGGCTATCTGGAATGTACAAATAGAGGAGATCGAGTTTTAATAGCGGGCAATGCGGTGACTTACTTGAAGGGAGAAATTATGATAGAATAA
- a CDS encoding BLUF domain-containing protein produces MSSLYRLVYTSFRKPHCDQKEIENILNSCKRNNSQNMITGVLLHSNSRFIQYLEGGKDDIRALFNLIKEDPRHTTVNERNFESIKERVFPTWEMGYKDFDRVQFNTVPLKEEEDIFNNIISGDLDFDDNAMRIVQLFFKMA; encoded by the coding sequence ATGAGCTCACTTTATAGATTGGTATATACCAGTTTCAGAAAGCCCCATTGTGACCAGAAGGAGATTGAAAATATCCTAAACTCTTGTAAAAGGAATAATTCTCAAAACATGATCACAGGGGTTCTATTGCATTCCAATAGTCGGTTTATCCAGTACCTTGAAGGAGGAAAAGATGATATCAGAGCATTATTCAACTTGATTAAAGAGGACCCTCGTCACACAACAGTGAATGAACGAAATTTCGAGTCTATCAAAGAGCGAGTATTCCCAACTTGGGAAATGGGATACAAGGATTTTGATAGAGTACAATTCAATACAGTGCCACTTAAAGAGGAAGAAGACATTTTCAATAATATCATTAGTGGTGACTTAGACTTTGATGACAATGCCATGAGAATAGTTCAGCTGTTTTTCAAAATGGCTTAG
- a CDS encoding SRPBCC family protein: MRKKVEVLALVILVAISGSAMAQKQKKVQKFQVSKVIDLPAEQLWEVVGEDYGRIAYSHPKIVESEYINGTLKAGEGAERVCYFNEKQTQFLKEKMINYSPDGMSFTNTVYQAGKFPVDPEYTRAVYSIKDLGNGTSEFSFDMQYRTKPGFMGPMAKGKFKKLIQDYFIAVEHHAKTGEKVTKENFKSIKNKYVIETTGTKRVMLASAEN, encoded by the coding sequence ATGAGAAAAAAAGTGGAAGTTTTAGCACTGGTAATACTAGTTGCTATCTCAGGTAGCGCGATGGCGCAGAAGCAGAAGAAAGTACAGAAATTTCAGGTAAGCAAAGTGATTGATTTGCCTGCTGAACAACTGTGGGAAGTAGTTGGTGAAGATTATGGAAGAATCGCCTACTCTCATCCAAAGATAGTGGAATCGGAGTATATCAATGGCACATTAAAAGCAGGCGAAGGAGCTGAGCGAGTTTGCTACTTCAATGAAAAGCAGACACAATTTCTGAAAGAGAAGATGATCAACTATTCTCCTGATGGGATGTCATTTACGAACACGGTTTACCAGGCAGGAAAATTTCCCGTAGATCCTGAATATACTAGAGCTGTTTACAGCATTAAAGATTTAGGAAATGGGACAAGTGAATTTTCATTTGATATGCAGTATCGTACTAAGCCAGGGTTTATGGGACCGATGGCCAAAGGGAAGTTTAAGAAACTCATTCAAGATTACTTCATAGCTGTAGAGCATCATGCTAAGACAGGTGAAAAAGTAACCAAGGAAAACTTTAAGTCTATAAAGAATAAGTACGTCATTGAAACCACTGGAACGAAGAGAGTAATGCTTGCATCTGCAGAAAACTAG
- a CDS encoding SRPBCC family protein, producing MKVHIQRQMRAQTGVLWRYLADFSNIYQFHPLLKNSKFIEGSCMEGKGAERECFMLDGSYIKERIIEWEEGKFYTVEIFETTMPIKSARATLGVSSIDKRISSAYMHVEIVPKYKILQPILYLMFRFVAGPAILRGLDKISLRERKAIAAYCGFTL from the coding sequence ATGAAAGTCCATATTCAACGACAAATGAGAGCCCAAACAGGGGTACTATGGAGATACTTAGCTGATTTTTCTAACATCTACCAATTTCACCCATTATTGAAGAATTCGAAATTTATCGAGGGCTCTTGTATGGAAGGAAAAGGTGCAGAAAGGGAGTGTTTTATGCTGGATGGATCTTATATCAAAGAACGAATTATTGAGTGGGAAGAAGGGAAATTTTATACCGTAGAAATTTTTGAAACAACTATGCCTATCAAATCTGCTCGGGCTACACTAGGTGTCTCATCGATTGATAAGAGAATAAGCAGCGCATATATGCATGTGGAGATAGTACCTAAGTATAAGATTCTTCAACCCATACTTTACCTCATGTTCCGCTTTGTCGCAGGGCCTGCCATTTTGAGAGGCCTGGATAAAATCTCTTTACGAGAAAGAAAAGCAATAGCTGCTTATTGCGGTTTTACTCTTTAA
- a CDS encoding RNA polymerase sigma factor — translation MNPFQQEYQTDEDDKSLIQKALTGNKEALEALLKKHQPFIFNIAWKMVQNPNDAQDITQEVLIKVTTKLSQFKGESQFRTWLYRIVANHFLKMRKIGREEVITDFQTFGNVLDTFDNIELTELEQEERVIEIREMNLACMSGMLLCLTRDQRMVYILGELFNADHTVGSEILGISKQNFRVRLSRARRDLFQFMNNKCGLVNKTNPCRCYKKVTVMIESKRIDSKNLLFSREEYSNFQEYISKDADELLSIVEDQHRQLYDRLPFKKEFDRKTFLDEVISDEKVVRLFNLN, via the coding sequence ATGAATCCATTTCAACAGGAATATCAAACAGACGAAGACGATAAAAGTCTCATCCAGAAAGCTTTGACAGGGAATAAGGAAGCGCTAGAAGCGCTACTAAAAAAGCATCAGCCTTTTATTTTCAATATTGCCTGGAAGATGGTGCAAAATCCCAATGATGCGCAAGACATTACTCAGGAAGTCCTCATCAAGGTTACCACTAAGCTATCCCAGTTCAAAGGAGAATCGCAATTTCGAACCTGGCTGTATCGAATTGTGGCCAATCACTTTTTGAAAATGCGAAAGATAGGTCGTGAAGAAGTGATTACTGATTTCCAAACGTTCGGAAATGTGCTTGATACTTTTGATAACATTGAACTGACAGAATTGGAGCAAGAAGAACGAGTAATTGAAATCAGAGAGATGAATCTGGCATGTATGTCTGGCATGTTGCTATGCCTTACCAGAGATCAACGCATGGTTTATATTCTTGGTGAGCTATTCAATGCAGATCATACAGTAGGATCCGAAATTCTGGGAATCAGCAAACAAAACTTTCGAGTACGACTGTCCAGAGCTCGAAGAGATCTTTTTCAGTTTATGAATAATAAATGTGGGTTAGTCAACAAAACGAATCCTTGTAGGTGTTATAAGAAAGTCACAGTGATGATTGAAAGCAAACGGATAGACAGTAAAAACCTGTTGTTCAGCCGAGAAGAATACTCCAATTTTCAAGAATATATTTCGAAAGATGCCGATGAGTTGTTGTCCATTGTAGAAGATCAGCATCGTCAGTTATACGATAGACTGCCATTCAAAAAAGAGTTTGATCGCAAGACTTTTTTAGATGAAGTGATCAGCGATGAGAAGGTAGTCAGATTGTTTAATCTGAATTAG
- a CDS encoding SRPBCC family protein: MKKRIETTHTLNANLDQVWNNVRTGAEWERWLPILSGSTINGEGKGAKRVCQMHDGNELFETILESDDEQKLFQYRIDKQSFMPISDVIGTMKFSGKNGETKLEWNVEFEVENEETFEQVKPGIEEIYSTSSSKLAELSI; encoded by the coding sequence ATGAAAAAACGAATTGAAACCACTCATACTTTGAATGCGAACTTGGATCAAGTATGGAACAATGTAAGAACTGGGGCCGAATGGGAAAGATGGCTACCTATACTTTCAGGAAGCACTATCAATGGGGAAGGAAAAGGAGCGAAGCGTGTCTGCCAAATGCATGATGGTAATGAGCTTTTTGAAACCATTTTGGAATCAGATGATGAGCAAAAGCTTTTTCAATATCGGATCGATAAACAGTCCTTCATGCCTATTTCTGATGTAATTGGAACAATGAAGTTCTCAGGAAAGAATGGAGAGACCAAATTAGAATGGAATGTAGAATTTGAGGTGGAAAATGAGGAGACCTTCGAACAAGTGAAACCCGGAATCGAAGAAATTTATTCAACTTCTTCCAGTAAACTGGCAGAGCTTTCCATATAA
- a CDS encoding YHS domain-containing (seleno)protein, with amino-acid sequence MKTLTSIFFLLLTFVVSAQKSPIYTTKDGAIKGYDPVAYFNQGEPVKGSEAFTYKWKEADWYFSSKENLDAFKANPEKHAPQFGGYCAYGVSKGALYKIEPEAWKIVEGKLYLNFSKGIQKKWEADQATFIKEAKVNWPKVIE; translated from the coding sequence ATGAAAACACTCACATCCATATTCTTTCTTCTTTTAACATTTGTAGTATCCGCTCAAAAGAGTCCAATCTACACCACGAAGGATGGAGCTATCAAAGGATATGATCCAGTTGCATATTTCAATCAGGGAGAACCGGTGAAAGGTAGTGAGGCATTTACTTACAAATGGAAAGAAGCCGATTGGTATTTTAGCTCGAAGGAAAACCTAGATGCTTTTAAAGCTAATCCTGAAAAACACGCACCTCAATTTGGAGGCTATTGTGCGTATGGTGTTTCAAAAGGAGCCCTGTACAAGATTGAGCCCGAAGCATGGAAGATCGTAGAAGGAAAGCTGTATCTGAATTTCAGCAAAGGCATTCAGAAAAAGTGGGAGGCTGATCAAGCCACATTTATCAAAGAAGCTAAAGTCAATTGGCCAAAAGTGATTGAATGA
- a CDS encoding DUF3817 domain-containing protein translates to MLKTKEDRFRVLAFAEGVSFLLILFITMPLKYYFEMPGPNKIIGMAHGVLFVIYIFVAVQFRIDRSWNNKVTLIALIASIVPFGTFYFTSKVLPNKT, encoded by the coding sequence ATGCTTAAAACAAAAGAAGATAGGTTTAGGGTTTTAGCTTTTGCTGAAGGAGTGTCCTTCTTATTGATTCTGTTTATTACCATGCCGCTAAAGTATTATTTTGAAATGCCTGGTCCGAATAAAATCATAGGCATGGCTCATGGAGTATTATTCGTGATATACATATTTGTGGCTGTTCAATTTAGAATTGATCGAAGTTGGAACAATAAGGTGACTTTAATAGCACTGATAGCTTCCATTGTTCCTTTTGGTACGTTTTATTTTACTTCTAAAGTTCTACCTAATAAAACTTAA
- a CDS encoding DsbA family protein: MNPFCDPETGICTPSTLDDLYSIGQDKLTEKTEIIYVGDPMCSWCWGISPDLIKLRDHYRSKEIGYRVMVGGLRPGGGDPWNDEMKNFLKEHWGHVTQASGQPFGYKLMEKDEFNYDTEPSCRAIIAARPLVQDQEMEFFEEVQRKFYVDSEDPKEVEFYQTICDKFDIDFEKFSERFESEEVRYETNNEFTLNRQWGVQGYPTMILLHNDQLFMIAHGYATFDQMNSQVEKTIAEVESKRGAAQ; this comes from the coding sequence ATGAATCCTTTTTGTGATCCTGAAACCGGCATATGTACACCGTCAACTTTAGATGATCTGTATTCAATAGGTCAAGATAAGCTAACAGAAAAAACAGAGATTATCTACGTTGGAGATCCAATGTGCTCGTGGTGCTGGGGGATTTCACCAGATCTGATCAAGCTTAGAGATCACTATCGCAGCAAAGAAATCGGATACCGTGTGATGGTTGGTGGATTGCGACCAGGAGGAGGAGATCCCTGGAATGACGAGATGAAGAATTTTCTCAAAGAACATTGGGGGCATGTGACACAAGCTAGTGGTCAACCTTTCGGCTATAAGTTGATGGAGAAAGATGAGTTCAATTATGATACTGAGCCTAGCTGTAGAGCCATTATAGCTGCTCGGCCCTTGGTACAAGATCAGGAAATGGAGTTTTTTGAGGAGGTACAGCGAAAGTTCTATGTCGATTCTGAAGATCCCAAGGAAGTAGAGTTCTATCAAACCATTTGTGATAAGTTCGATATTGATTTTGAAAAGTTTTCAGAGCGCTTTGAAAGTGAGGAAGTACGCTATGAAACGAATAATGAGTTCACACTCAACCGGCAATGGGGAGTTCAGGGTTATCCAACAATGATTTTACTACACAATGATCAGCTATTCATGATTGCACATGGATATGCTACGTTTGATCAAATGAACTCGCAAGTAGAGAAGACGATAGCAGAAGTAGAATCAAAACGAGGGGCTGCTCAATAG
- a CDS encoding sigma-70 family RNA polymerase sigma factor, which produces MKTSDQIIEEWLVINCQAGDRKAFELLVKRWNPKMFGRVYYTTKDAVASKDIVQEAWITIIKKIKTLRDPRAFQGWSLRIATTLAIDWIRSNQVNRKREAIRELVQAEFAEKSLGPKEETLISLKKAIDELPPEQRTVIQMFYQENLSILTISGILDLPTGTIKSRLFRGREYLKKMLENKLYQDEKE; this is translated from the coding sequence ATGAAAACATCGGATCAAATAATAGAGGAATGGCTGGTAATTAATTGCCAGGCTGGCGATCGAAAAGCATTTGAATTGTTGGTGAAACGGTGGAATCCCAAAATGTTTGGTCGTGTTTACTACACAACAAAAGATGCCGTTGCATCAAAAGACATTGTGCAGGAAGCCTGGATTACCATTATCAAAAAAATAAAGACACTCAGAGATCCAAGAGCTTTTCAAGGATGGTCTTTAAGAATTGCCACTACTTTGGCTATAGATTGGATTCGATCCAATCAGGTCAACAGGAAAAGAGAAGCAATTCGAGAGCTTGTTCAAGCTGAATTTGCTGAAAAAAGCCTCGGTCCAAAAGAAGAAACACTCATCTCACTGAAGAAAGCCATTGATGAATTGCCTCCAGAACAGCGCACAGTAATTCAAATGTTCTATCAGGAAAATTTATCCATCCTTACCATAAGTGGAATACTGGACTTGCCAACAGGAACGATAAAATCGAGACTCTTTCGAGGGAGAGAATACTTAAAAAAAATG